A single Phoenix dactylifera cultivar Barhee BC4 chromosome 1, palm_55x_up_171113_PBpolish2nd_filt_p, whole genome shotgun sequence DNA region contains:
- the LOC103724365 gene encoding low-temperature-induced cysteine proteinase-like, giving the protein MGSKATMAAALLLLCLSAAASAAPDMSIISYDETHGVRGLERSEEDMRLLYEGWLAKHGRAYNALGEKERRFEIFKDNVRFIDAHNADAGHHSFRLGLNRFADMTNEEYRAVYLGTRPAGHRRRARVGSDRYRYDAGDVLPESVDWRVKGAVAAVKDQGSCGSCWAFSTVAAVEGISKIVTGDLISLSEQELVDCDNAYNQGCNGGLMDYAFEFIINNGGIDTEEDYPYTAHDGKCDQYRKNAKVVSIDGYEDVPVNDEKALQKAVANQPVSVAIEAGGREFQLYHSGIFNGRCGTDLDHGVVAVGYGTENGKDYWIVRNSWGGDWGESGYIRMERNVNISTGKCGITMEPSYPTKKGQNPPKPAPSPPSPVNPPTVCDKYYSCPSGTTCCCVYEYGRSCFAWGCCPLEGATCCEDHYSCCPHDYPVCNVKAGTCQLSKDNPLGVKALARAPAKPHWAFSGAEGKKINA; this is encoded by the exons ATGGGTTCGAAGGCCACCATGGCGGCGGCGCTCCTCCTCTTGTGCCTGTCGGCGGCTGCGTCCGCCGCGCCGGATATGTCGATCATCAGCTACGACGAGACCCACGGCGTGCGGGGGCTGGAGCGGAGCGAGGAGGATATGCGGCTCCTCTACGAGGGGTGGCTCGCGAAGCACGGACGGGCGTACAACGCGCTCGGGGAGAAGGAGCGGAGGTTCGAGATCTTCAAAGACAACGTCCGCTTCATCGACGCCCACAACGCCGACGCCGGCCACCACTCTTTCCGCCTCGGCCTCAACCGCTTCGCCGACATGACCAACGAGGAGTACCGCGCCGTCTACCTCGGCACCCGCCCCGCTGGCCACCGCCGGAGGGCCCGTGTCGGGAGCGACCGCTACCGTTACGACGCCGGGGACGTTCTGCCGGAGTCCGTCGATTGGAGGGTCAAGGGTGCCGTCGCCGCCGTCAAGGACCAGGGCAGTTGCG GGAGTTGCTGGGCGTTCTCGACCGTTGCTGCGGTGGAAGGGATCAGCAAGATCGTGACAGGGGATCTGATATCCCTTTCCGAGCAGGAGCTGGTGGACTGCGACAACGCCTACAACCAGGGCTGCAACGGAGGCCTCATGGACTATGCCTTCGAGTTCATCATCAACAATGGTGGTATCGACACCGAGGAGGACTACCCCTACACGGCTCATGATGGCAAGTGCGACCAGTACAGG AAGAACGCTAAGGTTGTCTCCATTGATGGGTACGAAGATGTTCCTGTGAATGATGAGAAGGCCCTGCAGAAGGCTGTCGCAAACCAGCCTGTCAGCGTCGCTATTGAAGCTGGCGGCCGGGAGTTCCAGCTATACCACTCG gGAATTTTCAACGGAAGATGTGGGACTGATCTTGACCATGGTGTTGTTGCTGTTGGCTATGGCACCGAGAATGGCAAGGACTACTGGATTGTCAGGAACTCATGGGGTGGTGACTGGGGAGAGTCTGGGTATATCAGGATGGAGCGCAATGTCAACATATCCACCGGCAAGTGCGGGATCACCATGGAGCCTTCTTACCCTACTAAGAAGGGCCAGAACCCACCCAAGCCTGCTCCTTCCCCTCCTTCTCCTGTGAATCCCCCAACTGTTTGCGACAAATACTATTCCTGCCCCTCCGGCACCACCTGCTGCTGCGTCTATGAGTATGGACGCTCCTGCTTTGCCTGGGGGTGCTGCCCTCTTGAGGGTGCCACCTGCTGTGAGGATCACTACAGCTGCTGCCCTCATGATTACCCAGTTTGCAATGTGAAGGCTGGAACTTGTCAGCTG AGCAAGGACAATCCACTTGGAGTGAAGGCTCTGGCTCGCGCCCCTGCTAAACCTCATTGGGCATTCTCGGGTGCTGAAGGCAAGAAGATCAATGCATGA